One stretch of Aquipuribacter sp. SD81 DNA includes these proteins:
- a CDS encoding COX15/CtaA family protein, whose translation MPTARRRVPRAVTAVVVVNLVCQVGIVVTGGLVRLTGSGLGCPTWPECVPGSIVPLEEQALGLRPYIEFGNRLLTGVLGVAALAVLVLLLVFRRRLWGYGAAVLAGTAFQAVLGGITVLTGLHPATVAAHFLVSGVLVAVSTVLLLRLHEPDGPRRPLVPRALHVLTALLVAAGAATVVLGTVVTGTGPHSGDAEVPIRFDLDFRTVSVLHAESVVLFVGLLVGLLAGLHAVGARRALLTRAWVLLGVTLAQGGLGWLQYALGLPRALVSLHMLGACLLVVALAVLVVGLRSRTAAGPAPVPAARDDARELVGS comes from the coding sequence ATGCCCACCGCCCGCCGGCGCGTCCCCCGCGCCGTCACCGCCGTGGTGGTCGTCAACCTCGTGTGCCAGGTCGGCATCGTCGTGACGGGCGGCCTCGTGCGCCTCACCGGCTCGGGCCTCGGCTGCCCGACGTGGCCGGAGTGCGTGCCGGGCTCGATCGTCCCGCTGGAGGAGCAGGCGCTGGGCCTGCGCCCGTACATCGAGTTCGGCAACCGGCTGCTCACCGGCGTCCTCGGCGTGGCGGCCCTCGCCGTCCTCGTGCTGCTCCTCGTGTTCCGCCGCAGGCTGTGGGGCTACGGCGCCGCCGTGCTCGCCGGGACGGCGTTCCAGGCGGTGCTCGGCGGCATCACGGTCCTCACCGGTCTGCACCCGGCCACCGTCGCGGCGCACTTCCTCGTCTCGGGCGTGCTCGTGGCAGTGAGCACCGTGCTGCTGCTGCGCCTGCACGAGCCGGACGGCCCGCGCCGCCCGCTCGTGCCGCGCGCGCTGCACGTGCTCACCGCCCTGCTCGTCGCGGCCGGCGCCGCGACGGTCGTGCTCGGCACCGTCGTGACCGGGACGGGCCCGCACTCCGGCGACGCCGAGGTGCCCATCCGCTTCGACCTCGACTTCCGGACGGTGTCGGTCCTTCACGCGGAGTCCGTCGTGCTGTTCGTGGGGCTGCTCGTGGGTCTGCTCGCCGGCCTGCACGCCGTCGGCGCCCGCCGCGCGCTCCTCACCCGCGCCTGGGTGCTCCTCGGGGTCACGCTCGCGCAGGGCGGGCTCGGCTGGCTGCAGTACGCGCTCGGCCTGCCGCGGGCCCTCGTGAGCCTGCACATGCTCGGGGCCTGCCTGCTCGTGGTCGCGCTCGCCGTCCTCGTCGTGGGGCTGCGGTCCAGGACGGCGGCCGGCCCGGCGCCCGTGCCCGCCGCGCGCGACGACGCCCGTGAGCTGGTCGGCTCGTGA